A genomic region of Chryseobacterium sp. KACC 21268 contains the following coding sequences:
- a CDS encoding Nramp family divalent metal transporter has translation MNPSNHNTGWRTEKSSNSLNEVFSSVNIPKDGSFKKKLLAYMGPGLLVAVGYMDPGNWATDIAGGAQFGYTLLSVILISNLFAILLQHLSVKLGVVAERDLAQACKDHFHPAVNFVLWIFCEIAIAACDLAEVIGSAIALNLLFGIPLSVGVVITIVDVFLILFLQAKGFRYIESIVGGLIFIIFIAFFYEIFLSKPDIFPLLEGLIPKKEIITNPSMLYIAIGILGATVMPHNLYLHSSIVQTRNYPRTTEGKKEALKFASIDSSLSLMLAFVINAAILIIAAATFHTSGNKDVADINDAYMLLTPLLGTTLASIFFGIALLASGQNSTLTGTLAGQIVMEGFLNIRLKPWVRRLITRTIAIIPALVISIIYGEKGTAELLVFSQVILSMQLSFAVVPLVMFTNSKAKMGEFANKMWLKVLAFVISAIIIVLNLYLLKETFFPQ, from the coding sequence TCCCAAAGATGGGAGTTTTAAAAAGAAATTATTAGCCTATATGGGGCCAGGATTACTGGTCGCAGTTGGTTATATGGATCCTGGAAACTGGGCCACAGATATTGCCGGTGGAGCCCAGTTTGGATATACGTTGCTCTCGGTCATTTTAATTTCAAACTTATTTGCAATTTTGTTGCAACATCTTTCTGTAAAGTTAGGTGTGGTAGCGGAACGCGATTTGGCTCAAGCTTGTAAGGACCATTTCCATCCGGCGGTCAATTTTGTGCTTTGGATCTTCTGTGAGATCGCCATTGCGGCTTGTGATCTTGCCGAAGTGATTGGGTCGGCTATTGCCTTGAATTTATTATTTGGAATTCCGTTGAGTGTAGGTGTTGTGATAACCATCGTCGATGTGTTCCTGATCTTGTTCCTGCAAGCAAAGGGTTTTAGATATATTGAAAGTATCGTTGGCGGATTGATATTTATTATTTTCATCGCTTTCTTTTACGAGATATTTCTGAGTAAACCAGATATTTTCCCATTGTTGGAAGGCTTGATCCCGAAGAAAGAGATTATTACAAATCCATCAATGCTTTACATTGCGATAGGAATTCTGGGCGCCACAGTGATGCCTCATAATCTTTATCTTCACAGCAGTATTGTGCAAACGAGGAATTATCCAAGAACTACGGAAGGGAAAAAAGAAGCTTTGAAGTTTGCGAGCATCGACAGTAGTCTTTCGTTGATGTTAGCTTTCGTCATCAATGCGGCAATCCTTATCATTGCTGCGGCAACTTTTCATACGTCGGGGAACAAAGATGTGGCTGATATCAATGATGCTTATATGCTTTTGACGCCGCTTTTGGGAACGACTTTGGCGAGTATTTTCTTTGGAATTGCTTTGTTGGCCTCCGGACAGAATTCTACTTTAACAGGAACTTTAGCTGGCCAAATTGTGATGGAAGGTTTCCTTAATATCAGATTAAAACCTTGGGTCAGACGATTGATCACGAGGACGATTGCCATCATTCCAGCTTTGGTCATTTCTATTATTTATGGTGAGAAAGGAACGGCTGAACTTTTGGTTTTCAGTCAGGTGATCTTGTCGATGCAGTTGAGTTTTGCGGTGGTTCCATTGGTAATGTTTACAAACAGCAAAGCGAAGATGGGAGAGTTTGCCAATAAAATGTGGCTCAAAGTCTTGGCGTTTGTCATCAGTGCTATTATTATCGTTCTGAACCTTTATCTTTTGAAAGAGACTTTCTTTCCTCAATAA
- the fsa gene encoding fructose-6-phosphate aldolase produces MKFFIDTANLEQIKEAQDLGILDGVTTNPSLMAKEGISGKEAINKHYVDICNISDGDVSAEVLSTTYEEMIKEGDELAALHERIVVKIPMIKDGIKALKYFSDKGIKTNCTLIFSAGQALLAAKAGATYVSPFLGRLDDISVDGLNLIEEIRLIFDNYMFDTEILAASIRSPMHIINCAKIGADVITSPLPSILNLLNHPLTDSGLAQFVADSKKLG; encoded by the coding sequence ATGAAATTTTTTATAGACACAGCCAACCTGGAACAGATCAAAGAAGCACAAGATCTTGGAATTTTGGATGGCGTTACAACCAACCCTTCTCTAATGGCAAAAGAAGGCATCTCTGGCAAGGAAGCGATCAACAAACACTATGTTGACATTTGCAATATCTCAGATGGTGATGTTTCTGCCGAAGTTCTTTCCACGACTTACGAAGAAATGATCAAGGAAGGTGATGAACTAGCTGCACTTCACGAAAGAATCGTTGTGAAGATTCCAATGATCAAAGACGGGATCAAAGCTTTGAAGTATTTTTCAGACAAAGGCATCAAAACCAATTGTACCTTGATCTTCTCAGCAGGACAAGCACTTTTGGCAGCAAAAGCAGGCGCAACCTATGTTTCTCCTTTCTTGGGAAGACTGGATGATATCTCTGTTGATGGTCTTAACTTGATCGAGGAGATCCGTTTGATCTTTGACAATTATATGTTTGATACAGAGATTTTGGCTGCATCCATCAGAAGTCCTATGCACATCATCAACTGTGCAAAGATAGGCGCAGATGTGATTACTTCTCCTCTACCATCGATCCTTAATCTATTGAATCACCCATTGACAGATTCTGGATTGGCACAATTCGTTGCAGATTCTAAGAAATTAGGGTAA